The following proteins are encoded in a genomic region of Leptospira fainei serovar Hurstbridge str. BUT 6:
- a CDS encoding ABC transporter permease subunit, with product MSSLLQRRFQKFKANPRAWISFWILLVSYGLSLFAPLLANNQPWIVSYSGKIYFPIFEFYTDQTFGGSNLTAPNYKKLAKSETFEQNKNWILFPPVPYGYNEDNLENLEIDDSPPSSPGRKHWLGTDDRGRDVFTRIFYAYRNSMSFGLVLVVMELLLGTIIGGIQGYFGKRTDIILQRIIEILSAIPFLYLILIMGSFFGRGFLVLLITYAALSWIGISAYMRGEFYKLKTQTYVDAARALGASSWKIMKNHILPNAITPLVTFLPFTLIGAVGILSALDFLGYGIPAPNPSWGEMIGQGRENLRAWWLITFPSLALALTILLTSFVGEGLRDSFDAKERTKYE from the coding sequence ATGAGCTCCCTTTTACAAAGACGATTTCAGAAATTCAAAGCCAATCCGCGCGCGTGGATATCTTTTTGGATTCTCTTAGTATCCTATGGACTTTCTTTATTTGCTCCCTTGTTAGCTAATAATCAACCCTGGATCGTATCATATTCGGGAAAAATTTATTTTCCAATTTTTGAATTTTATACGGATCAGACATTCGGAGGAAGTAATTTAACCGCTCCTAATTATAAGAAGCTGGCAAAGAGCGAAACTTTCGAACAAAACAAGAACTGGATTTTGTTTCCGCCAGTTCCATACGGCTATAACGAAGATAATCTCGAAAATTTAGAAATCGACGACTCGCCCCCTTCTTCGCCAGGAAGAAAGCATTGGTTAGGAACAGATGATCGAGGTCGAGACGTCTTTACGAGAATATTCTACGCCTATAGAAATTCAATGAGCTTCGGGCTAGTGCTGGTAGTAATGGAACTTCTTTTAGGAACCATAATCGGCGGAATCCAAGGATATTTCGGAAAGAGAACCGATATTATTCTCCAAAGAATCATAGAAATCTTATCCGCGATTCCATTCCTTTATCTAATCTTAATCATGGGATCGTTTTTCGGACGAGGGTTTCTAGTACTGTTGATCACCTACGCTGCGTTGAGTTGGATCGGAATTAGCGCCTATATGCGCGGTGAATTTTACAAACTTAAAACGCAGACATACGTCGATGCGGCACGTGCCTTAGGAGCAAGTTCGTGGAAAATTATGAAAAACCATATTCTTCCGAACGCGATTACCCCCCTTGTCACATTTTTACCCTTCACTCTGATCGGAGCGGTAGGCATCTTAAGCGCATTAGACTTCCTCGGATACGGAATTCCCGCACCGAACCCTTCCTGGGGAGAAATGATAGGACAAGGTAGAGAAAACCTACGTGCCTGGTGGCTAATTACCTTTCCGTCACTTGCACTCGCGTTAACGATTTTGCTTACTTCCTTTGTCGGTGAAGGTCTTAGAGATTCCTTCGATGCCAAGGAAAGGACGAAATACGAATGA
- a CDS encoding ABC transporter permease subunit, whose translation MGNYFLKRLFLILPTLLGITFLVFILSHLAPGGPLETEIAKIRGYASLQGAQANQISQEEVDILKRRLHLDKPIPIAYFFWLKDIISLNLGESRLHSRPVSELISEKIPVSLTFGLSGFFLSYMICIPLGIAKALRSGEAFDAGTSILILLAYSIPVFALAMLLLYVFASGEVFSWFPLGHEVSDEYESLGFFERIQDRLEHMFLPVLCYVSGSFAVLTLLMKNSLLDQISKEYVRTAIAKGMSFKDAVFRHAFRNSLIPIATGFGSNISLVLAGSLIIELVFNIDGMGLLSFQAVTERDTDLMMGLLLIQSLLALFGNILSDICYIWIDPRINFEA comes from the coding sequence ATGGGAAATTATTTTCTAAAAAGACTTTTTTTAATTCTCCCAACTTTATTAGGGATAACCTTTCTCGTCTTTATTCTTTCTCACCTCGCACCCGGTGGACCTCTTGAAACGGAAATCGCTAAAATTAGAGGCTACGCCAGCCTGCAGGGAGCGCAAGCAAACCAGATTAGTCAGGAAGAAGTCGACATCCTAAAAAGGCGTCTTCACTTGGACAAACCGATTCCGATAGCCTATTTTTTCTGGTTAAAAGATATTATCAGCCTCAACCTCGGAGAGTCACGGCTACACTCGAGGCCCGTTTCGGAACTTATTTCCGAGAAAATTCCCGTGTCTCTTACCTTCGGCCTTTCAGGTTTCTTTCTATCCTACATGATTTGTATCCCTTTAGGAATCGCGAAAGCGCTTCGTAGCGGAGAAGCATTTGATGCTGGAACAAGCATCTTAATTTTATTAGCATATTCGATTCCGGTTTTTGCGCTAGCCATGCTTTTACTTTACGTGTTCGCCTCGGGCGAGGTTTTTTCCTGGTTTCCGTTAGGTCATGAAGTTTCGGACGAATACGAATCTTTGGGATTTTTTGAACGAATTCAAGATCGATTGGAACATATGTTTCTTCCGGTTCTTTGTTATGTTTCAGGATCATTCGCAGTTCTAACCTTATTAATGAAAAACTCGCTACTGGATCAAATCTCGAAAGAATATGTACGGACGGCGATCGCTAAAGGAATGTCCTTTAAAGATGCGGTATTTAGGCACGCCTTTCGAAACAGTTTGATTCCGATCGCTACCGGTTTCGGATCGAATATCAGTTTAGTCTTGGCCGGATCCTTGATTATAGAGCTAGTATTTAACATAGATGGAATGGGGCTCCTGAGTTTTCAGGCAGTTACGGAAAGAGACACTGATTTGATGATGGGGTTGTTACTAATCCAAAGTTTACTCGCGTTATTCGGCAATATTCTTTCCGACATCTGTTATATTTGGATCGATCCAAGGATCAATTTCGAAGCATGA
- a CDS encoding lipocalin-like domain-containing protein, with product MFNGNKKCGIQTLSWKRRNGIIIRIRFALLITILFFALSSNAENTIAFAPNKTLQERTDGGKQFKFPQDHFFHNGFRVEWCYFVGILSTETGKELGYELSFFRAFFGPKVSVFPVHFAISDINEKIHKTAQSLERELGNLAGQDKRSIWSGDYRMEILGPAEFRITAFPRQESGFGIELELKGKPEGILLHGNKGKSIKSRVHPEFYSYYYSIPRLDTKGTLYLDGKEYVVKSGSSWMDHEWSSPEGAVNTSNLTSRENAWDWICIQLDDGSDIMAFNFRGKSGETSETFGTVRNRDGKIRSLEKEGDLRFQPKNKTWKSPKTGIPYALEWTLESDQLALEINPKFEDQEFDARETSGLIYWEGGISVKGFKDGKPVSGKGYLELKGGQRK from the coding sequence ATGTTTAACGGAAATAAAAAGTGCGGTATTCAAACGCTTTCCTGGAAGAGACGTAACGGGATTATCATTCGAATACGATTCGCATTACTAATAACAATCTTATTCTTCGCCCTTTCTTCGAATGCGGAAAACACGATCGCCTTCGCTCCGAATAAAACTCTGCAAGAAAGAACCGATGGCGGAAAACAGTTCAAATTCCCTCAAGATCATTTTTTTCACAACGGCTTTCGCGTTGAATGGTGTTATTTTGTCGGTATTCTAAGTACGGAAACCGGAAAAGAATTGGGGTATGAGCTTAGCTTCTTTCGCGCATTTTTCGGACCAAAGGTTTCCGTATTTCCTGTCCATTTTGCGATTTCCGATATAAACGAAAAAATTCATAAAACCGCGCAAAGTTTAGAACGGGAACTGGGGAATTTAGCCGGACAGGATAAGCGTTCCATTTGGAGCGGTGATTATCGAATGGAAATCCTCGGGCCGGCCGAATTTCGAATCACTGCTTTCCCTCGTCAAGAATCAGGATTCGGAATCGAACTAGAATTGAAGGGAAAGCCTGAAGGAATTCTTCTTCATGGAAATAAAGGAAAATCGATTAAGAGCCGAGTCCACCCGGAATTTTATTCGTACTATTATAGCATTCCTCGCCTGGATACCAAGGGGACTCTGTATTTGGACGGCAAAGAATACGTCGTGAAGTCCGGAAGCAGTTGGATGGATCACGAATGGAGTAGCCCTGAAGGAGCAGTCAACACGAGTAATCTTACGTCCAGGGAAAATGCATGGGATTGGATCTGCATACAACTCGATGACGGGTCCGATATCATGGCGTTTAATTTTCGCGGTAAGTCCGGCGAAACTTCCGAAACCTTCGGAACTGTCAGAAATCGGGATGGGAAAATTCGTTCGCTCGAAAAAGAAGGCGATCTTCGATTCCAACCCAAAAACAAAACCTGGAAAAGTCCTAAAACAGGAATTCCATACGCTTTAGAATGGACCCTCGAATCCGATCAACTCGCTCTGGAAATAAACCCCAAATTTGAAGACCAAGAATTCGATGCGAGAGAAACGTCCGGCCTGATTTATTGGGAAGGCGGAATCAGCGTAAAAGGTTTTAAGGATGGGAAGCCGGTATCAGGCAAGGGCTACCTCGAATTGAAAGGTGGACAGCGGAAGTAA
- a CDS encoding lysophospholipid acyltransferase family protein, with translation MSKNVPRSERKKVRKFLQYAFARLLVGSLSFFPYKLRGKLLFSVVLLLGKATGSAKNRIERHIRMAFPAKTDLEVRTLITHNLRNLANMANEFCEEPRMNSEFLKEWVTLLPDPETHARLFAKGGILVLGHLGNWETMGVSACYSAPKNDLYVFAKRQSNPWSNAWIERNRATQGIKLVYTDESPRKALSLLKQGKLVAFISDQDAGKNGTFFPFLGKFASTFLGPATFARMTDAPILFCSSWYDDAGKLYFYVEEFQRPQSDPRKDPEKWEREFTYKWVKRLEAEVNEHPADYFWLHRRWHTKPENERELKLFWDAFQLPFQS, from the coding sequence ATGTCTAAGAACGTACCGAGAAGCGAGCGAAAAAAGGTTAGAAAATTCCTTCAATATGCTTTTGCCAGATTGCTCGTCGGATCCCTTTCTTTTTTTCCGTATAAGCTCCGCGGCAAGCTTTTATTCTCGGTAGTTCTGTTGTTGGGAAAAGCTACCGGTTCCGCGAAAAATCGAATCGAACGACATATTCGAATGGCGTTTCCCGCAAAGACAGACTTGGAAGTGCGGACATTGATTACCCATAACTTGCGAAATCTTGCAAATATGGCCAATGAATTTTGCGAAGAACCCCGCATGAACAGTGAGTTTCTAAAGGAATGGGTAACGCTTTTACCTGACCCGGAAACTCATGCCCGTCTTTTTGCTAAAGGAGGCATCCTGGTTTTGGGACATCTTGGAAATTGGGAAACGATGGGAGTCTCCGCCTGCTATTCCGCTCCTAAAAACGACCTTTACGTTTTTGCTAAACGACAAAGTAACCCTTGGTCGAACGCTTGGATTGAACGCAATCGTGCTACTCAAGGAATCAAACTCGTGTACACGGATGAAAGTCCGCGAAAAGCATTAAGCCTTCTTAAACAAGGAAAATTAGTCGCATTTATTTCCGACCAAGATGCGGGAAAGAACGGAACTTTCTTTCCATTTTTAGGAAAGTTCGCTTCTACTTTTCTTGGACCTGCGACGTTCGCAAGAATGACCGATGCTCCGATTCTATTTTGCAGTAGTTGGTACGACGACGCAGGTAAATTATACTTTTATGTTGAAGAATTTCAACGACCGCAATCCGATCCAAGGAAAGATCCTGAAAAATGGGAAAGAGAGTTCACTTATAAGTGGGTTAAACGTCTTGAAGCGGAAGTTAACGAACACCCGGCCGATTATTTTTGGTTGCACAGGCGCTGGCATACGAAACCTGAAAACGAGAGAGAGCTAAAACTTTTTTGGGATGCCTTTCAACTTCCATTCCAGAGCTAA